In Staphylococcus lloydii, the following proteins share a genomic window:
- a CDS encoding TetR/AcrR family transcriptional regulator: protein MSKKKDDLLQVAERLFYENGFNGVGLKQIIKEANVATMTLYNHFDSKEQLIEEILKQREQRYWHYLDENVKQNSSEPFIAAVNGHCKWLNDYSYTGDMFMRAIEDYTDADNQIESIARGHKQRLLNYLENLANASGFKNDHDLAIRYTMLMEGTTSMTTLIGVEEATKHALYVANLFIDEAS, encoded by the coding sequence ATGTCGAAGAAAAAAGATGATTTATTACAAGTTGCTGAAAGGTTATTTTATGAAAATGGCTTTAATGGCGTAGGTTTAAAACAAATAATTAAAGAGGCTAATGTTGCTACGATGACGTTGTACAATCATTTTGACTCTAAAGAACAATTAATTGAAGAGATTTTAAAGCAACGTGAACAACGGTATTGGCATTACTTGGATGAAAATGTAAAACAAAATTCATCTGAACCTTTTATTGCTGCCGTTAATGGCCATTGTAAGTGGCTAAATGATTACTCATATACGGGTGATATGTTTATGCGTGCAATAGAAGATTATACTGATGCTGACAATCAAATTGAATCTATAGCTAGGGGTCATAAACAACGTTTGCTCAACTATTTAGAAAATCTGGCAAATGCTTCAGGTTTTAAAAATGATCACGATTTAGCTATTCGTTATACGATGTTGATGGAAGGTACGACTTCGATGACAACGCTAATTGGAGTAGAAGAAGCAACGAAGCACGCATTATATGTAGCTAATCTATTTATCGATGAAGCTAGCTAA
- a CDS encoding MFS transporter, with protein sequence MKFSKLVLPGIAMIATTYGLGRFSFGLFLPNIGRDMGLSASSSGLISSLFYLSYCFTIVYSTLRTNKVGPKNMIMLSGLSVLIGLVLIGTAPNGLMLSLGVIFAGASTGLVSPPYGYTISLWIKWPEQGKANTWINSGTSFGLMFTGLTAMVIFLDWRMTYLIYSVIALIVLIWNFYAIPALNKNIKIETGSLNIRDINTSKKIIIASTVLGFSTAPFWTFSKSFIEHAGNYSNTALSIFWILIGVLGVIGGISGSIIDKQGLRFAYIFGVTLLSIASILLVFTSKVWIIPFIASSLFGASYIFLTGVLLVWGVKIFVKNASLGIGIPFLMLAVGQVIGSMIAGTLIDSLNYAVTFMVYGIVGLVALAMYPKVEVTPSRVENDQEYTKMQQENREVIEQEFNT encoded by the coding sequence ATGAAATTCTCTAAATTAGTATTACCAGGCATTGCTATGATAGCAACTACGTATGGTTTAGGCCGTTTTAGCTTTGGTTTATTCTTACCTAATATCGGCCGTGATATGGGATTAAGTGCCTCAAGTTCAGGATTAATATCGTCGTTATTCTATTTATCTTATTGTTTTACAATTGTATATTCTACTTTACGCACTAATAAAGTTGGTCCTAAAAACATGATTATGTTATCCGGTTTGAGTGTGCTCATTGGATTAGTATTGATTGGTACTGCACCAAATGGTTTAATGCTTTCACTAGGAGTAATATTTGCTGGTGCGAGTACGGGTTTAGTTTCGCCTCCCTATGGTTATACTATTTCGCTATGGATTAAATGGCCTGAACAAGGTAAGGCAAATACGTGGATTAATTCGGGAACTAGTTTTGGTTTAATGTTCACGGGTCTTACCGCAATGGTTATTTTTTTAGACTGGAGAATGACATATTTAATATATAGTGTCATCGCCTTAATCGTTTTAATTTGGAATTTTTATGCTATTCCTGCATTGAATAAAAATATTAAAATTGAAACAGGATCTCTAAATATTAGAGATATTAATACGAGTAAGAAAATAATAATTGCATCAACGGTATTAGGTTTTTCTACTGCTCCATTTTGGACATTTTCGAAATCATTTATTGAGCATGCTGGTAACTATTCAAATACTGCATTATCTATATTTTGGATTTTGATTGGTGTTTTAGGTGTAATAGGTGGTATATCAGGTAGTATTATCGATAAACAAGGACTACGTTTTGCTTATATATTCGGCGTTACACTTTTATCAATAGCTTCAATTTTATTGGTGTTTACTTCTAAAGTATGGATAATACCATTTATTGCTTCCTCACTCTTCGGCGCAAGTTATATCTTTTTAACAGGCGTATTATTAGTATGGGGTGTGAAAATATTTGTGAAAAATGCTTCGCTAGGGATTGGCATTCCATTTTTAATGTTAGCTGTTGGTCAGGTAATAGGCTCAATGATAGCTGGAACATTAATAGATAGCCTCAATTACGCTGTGACATTTATGGTTTATGGCATAGTAGGACTAGTTGCATTGGCAATGTATCCAAAAGTAGAAGTGACACCAAGTAGAGTAGAGAATGATCAAGAATATACTAAAATGCAGCAAGAAAATAGAGAAGTTATTGAACAAGAATTCAATACTTAA
- a CDS encoding DUF2316 family protein yields MTLDKEQRRITSEELIANFEQSSLTEEDLAHQMNISVSQVEKVLNMDASNGFFADKLQTFIHLVWDVRDAIDNDIRDHGEVPSGYTYLQGEKEDYWFLQ; encoded by the coding sequence ATGACTTTAGATAAAGAACAAAGGCGTATTACAAGTGAAGAATTGATTGCAAATTTTGAACAATCTTCACTTACGGAAGAAGATTTAGCCCACCAAATGAATATATCTGTTTCACAGGTAGAAAAGGTATTAAATATGGATGCATCAAATGGCTTTTTTGCCGATAAATTACAAACATTTATTCATCTCGTGTGGGATGTACGTGATGCAATCGATAATGATATTAGAGATCATGGGGAAGTGCCAAGTGGTTATACTTATTTACAAGGCGAAAAGGAAGACTACTGGTTTTTACAATAA
- a CDS encoding DUF3100 domain-containing protein, with amino-acid sequence MENENKLWKDWRLHLLVLVIMVISEVIGAHKIPLGFSSILLLPVVYAVLLGLIAYFTPLVKRKQAKNSEPLVFISVALLIAKFGVEAGPALPKIISAGPALILQEIGNLGTIFISLPLAVLLGLKRESIGMTHSIGREPNLALITEKFGISSPEWRGVMSMYIFGTIFGAIFFSIFAGLIISIIPLSPLAYAMATGVGSGVMTAAALGPLVEIYPHQASTITAFSGVSNLLTSVTGLYMGILIALPLTQKYYAGVMKVKSKFSKNKE; translated from the coding sequence ATGGAAAATGAAAATAAATTGTGGAAAGATTGGCGGCTACATCTATTAGTATTGGTTATTATGGTTATCTCTGAAGTAATTGGGGCACATAAAATACCATTAGGCTTCTCTTCTATATTATTATTACCCGTGGTCTACGCTGTTTTACTAGGTTTAATCGCGTACTTCACACCACTCGTAAAAAGAAAACAGGCTAAAAATTCTGAGCCATTAGTTTTCATATCAGTCGCATTATTAATAGCTAAATTTGGTGTCGAAGCTGGACCTGCCTTACCGAAAATCATCTCTGCAGGACCCGCGTTGATTTTACAAGAAATAGGTAATCTTGGGACAATTTTTATCTCTTTACCACTGGCTGTATTATTAGGTCTCAAAAGAGAGTCGATTGGTATGACGCATTCTATTGGTCGAGAACCAAACCTTGCATTAATAACGGAAAAATTTGGTATTAGTTCTCCAGAGTGGCGTGGTGTCATGTCGATGTACATATTTGGCACAATTTTCGGTGCAATATTTTTCAGTATTTTTGCTGGATTAATTATATCTATCATTCCTTTAAGTCCTTTAGCTTATGCAATGGCAACCGGTGTGGGGAGTGGCGTAATGACGGCTGCCGCTTTAGGACCATTAGTAGAAATATATCCACATCAAGCAAGTACAATTACAGCTTTTTCAGGCGTTAGTAATTTACTTACTTCTGTGACAGGACTGTATATGGGAATACTTATCGCACTGCCATTAACGCAAAAATACTACGCAGGCGTTATGAAAGTGAAAAGTAAATTCAGCAAAAATAAGGAGTGA
- a CDS encoding DUF418 domain-containing protein: MPIPYFLLGLTAGQFCLFENIKTKLLIILASASGLISIACWIILSKTYVYPSYKLAGYTLKDQDLTNYTQQLDFYNHLIVITSPFIALFYVSVLLLIVKTRLFGNVLAPLSFYGRMALTNYIGQTLLIWVSLLIFSKHHINITDTLFICIIIYVLQLIASTIWLKFFKYGPLEYIWRLGTYMKRFNNKTPKTQTD, translated from the coding sequence TTGCCAATTCCATACTTTTTATTAGGTCTTACAGCAGGTCAATTCTGTCTTTTTGAAAATATTAAAACTAAATTATTAATTATATTAGCATCTGCTTCTGGCCTGATTTCAATTGCTTGTTGGATAATATTAAGCAAAACATACGTATATCCTAGTTACAAATTAGCTGGGTACACATTGAAAGATCAAGACCTTACAAATTACACACAACAACTAGATTTTTACAATCATCTGATTGTTATTACTAGCCCATTCATAGCGTTATTTTATGTTTCAGTCTTACTACTCATCGTTAAAACTAGATTATTTGGCAATGTCTTAGCACCATTAAGCTTTTACGGAAGAATGGCTCTGACAAATTATATTGGACAAACATTATTAATATGGGTATCTTTATTAATATTTAGCAAACATCATATTAACATCACTGACACATTATTTATTTGTATAATTATCTATGTATTACAATTAATCGCATCAACAATTTGGCTTAAATTCTTTAAATATGGTCCACTAGAATATATATGGAGACTTGGCACATACATGAAACGATTTAACAACAAGACACCTAAAACACAAACAGACTAA
- a CDS encoding heparan-alpha-glucosaminide N-acetyltransferase domain-containing protein — translation MNYKSKRISELDYMRGFALLGIILTNIITLYKFPTANNLDQVKYLQFIDFFVEDKFFTIFSFLFGVGFYIFIRNLKQKDLNSNFVFLRRLAILAVFGLLHQLLQPGEALLLYAIFGLILIPCFYLNKYIT, via the coding sequence ATGAACTACAAATCCAAAAGAATTTCAGAATTAGATTATATGCGAGGTTTTGCATTATTAGGAATCATTTTAACTAATATCATTACCTTGTATAAATTCCCGACAGCGAACAACCTTGACCAAGTTAAATACTTACAATTTATAGACTTCTTTGTCGAAGATAAATTCTTTACTATCTTTTCGTTTTTATTTGGCGTTGGCTTTTATATTTTCATACGTAACCTAAAGCAAAAAGATTTAAATAGTAATTTTGTCTTCCTGAGAAGATTAGCCATTTTAGCAGTATTCGGACTGTTACACCAATTGCTTCAACCTGGAGAAGCTTTGCTGTTATACGCTATATTTGGATTAATATTAATACCATGTTTTTATTTAAATAAATATATCACTTAG
- a CDS encoding isoprenylcysteine carboxyl methyltransferase family protein, with protein sequence MTFTILLLFFIVRLYSLKISINHTQQLIQNGAKEYGAQNSKYLALNHILIYVGAAIEALINKDTFSLFNGVGLILLICGYATLFHVIKTLGSIWTLKLFILPAHPIVKSGLYKITKHPNYYLNIVPELIGVLLLTHATYTSVLLIPYAYFLYTRIIQEEKMMNL encoded by the coding sequence ATGACTTTCACAATTCTACTCTTATTTTTTATTGTGCGGTTATACAGCTTGAAAATTTCAATTAACCACACACAGCAATTAATCCAAAATGGGGCAAAAGAATACGGTGCGCAAAACTCAAAGTATCTTGCATTAAATCATATCCTAATATATGTAGGTGCAGCAATCGAAGCACTTATCAACAAAGACACTTTTAGCCTGTTTAATGGTGTAGGGTTAATATTACTTATCTGCGGATATGCCACCCTATTCCATGTTATTAAAACTTTAGGTTCTATCTGGACCCTTAAATTATTTATCTTACCAGCACACCCCATCGTAAAATCAGGACTCTACAAAATAACAAAACACCCTAATTATTATTTAAATATCGTACCTGAACTCATCGGAGTACTGTTACTCACACATGCGACATACACTAGCGTGTTACTTATACCGTATGCATATTTCTTATATACAAGAATCATACAAGAAGAAAAAATGATGAATTTATAA
- a CDS encoding ABC-ATPase domain-containing protein produces MKKGTDLNKMLVSLDGQKYGAYKRVKGIYQFEQFCLAIDHVQVDPFAPPSKMRILISRQTAGIPNDLLDTQDKLTAVADFLTRNVKDSIQDAIKTNNGKPPKVFIDNCGQEILTRSAVVVNEQDIEVRLEVGLPAAGRKILGKAATHILTDLLPNIVNQGLLYQNIDHQALKQQVTLMIDQQYIRQMLENQNLVAFVANNSVLPRKSGVSDKAMKGAVAFTSPQNMEITLHLPSGKSVTGMGVPEGITLIVGGGFHGKSTLLQALERGIYNHIVGDGREYVITRHDAMKIRAEDGRNIEKVNIRPFINNLPGNKDTRQFSTENASGSTSQATNVMEALEANTSLLLIDEDTSATNFMIRDGRMQQLIAPEKEPITPFASKVKPLYDDYHVSTILIVGGSGDYFEVADQVLMMDEYVLKDVTQEAKDIAQSAGYERENISQDEFGDLPARIPLKSSFNKKGKDARFKAKGQEQILYGKESIDITGLEQLVDMSQTECLAMLIDYYQQHLLNEQDTLKQAADKLYNFIDEKGLDAISPHSGHPGNLALPRKQEFCSALNRYRGLKVQG; encoded by the coding sequence GTGAAAAAGGGTACTGACTTAAACAAAATGTTGGTTTCGTTAGACGGACAGAAATATGGTGCCTATAAACGTGTTAAAGGCATATATCAATTTGAACAATTTTGCTTAGCAATAGATCATGTGCAAGTTGATCCTTTCGCACCACCTAGTAAGATGCGAATTTTAATAAGCCGTCAGACTGCCGGTATACCAAATGATTTATTAGATACACAAGATAAGTTGACTGCCGTGGCCGATTTTCTCACACGTAACGTCAAAGACAGTATTCAAGATGCTATTAAAACAAACAATGGTAAGCCACCCAAAGTTTTTATAGATAATTGCGGTCAAGAAATCTTAACACGCAGTGCGGTAGTAGTTAATGAACAAGATATCGAAGTACGACTTGAAGTAGGTTTACCAGCAGCTGGAAGAAAAATATTAGGTAAGGCAGCGACACATATCTTAACTGACTTGTTACCTAACATTGTTAACCAGGGACTGTTGTATCAAAATATTGATCATCAAGCACTTAAACAACAAGTTACATTGATGATAGATCAACAATATATAAGACAAATGCTAGAGAATCAAAATTTAGTAGCTTTTGTCGCTAATAACTCCGTCTTACCGCGTAAGAGTGGAGTTTCGGATAAAGCGATGAAAGGCGCAGTAGCTTTTACTAGTCCTCAAAATATGGAAATCACGTTGCATTTGCCTAGCGGTAAATCGGTGACAGGCATGGGTGTGCCAGAAGGTATTACACTAATAGTTGGGGGTGGCTTTCATGGAAAGTCGACCTTGTTACAAGCATTAGAACGAGGTATATATAATCATATTGTGGGTGACGGTCGTGAGTATGTTATTACACGTCATGATGCAATGAAAATCAGAGCAGAGGACGGTAGGAATATTGAAAAAGTTAATATTAGACCTTTTATCAACAATTTACCGGGAAATAAAGATACTAGGCAATTCTCAACTGAAAATGCGAGTGGCAGTACGTCACAGGCAACGAATGTGATGGAAGCGTTGGAAGCAAACACTTCACTTCTCTTGATTGATGAAGATACTTCTGCCACGAACTTTATGATTAGAGATGGACGCATGCAACAATTAATTGCGCCTGAAAAAGAACCTATAACACCATTTGCTAGTAAGGTGAAACCTCTATATGACGATTATCACGTATCTACGATATTGATTGTTGGTGGTTCAGGTGATTATTTTGAAGTTGCCGATCAAGTATTGATGATGGATGAATATGTATTAAAAGATGTGACCCAAGAAGCTAAAGACATAGCACAATCTGCAGGTTACGAACGTGAAAATATTTCACAGGATGAATTTGGAGATTTACCAGCAAGAATACCTCTGAAATCAAGTTTTAATAAAAAAGGAAAAGACGCTCGGTTTAAGGCTAAGGGACAAGAGCAAATTTTATATGGCAAAGAATCTATTGATATCACAGGTTTAGAACAACTCGTGGATATGAGCCAAACAGAATGTCTTGCCATGTTGATTGATTATTATCAGCAACATCTTTTAAATGAACAAGACACATTAAAACAAGCTGCGGACAAACTATATAATTTCATCGATGAAAAAGGACTAGATGCGATTTCACCGCATAGTGGTCATCCAGGAAATCTAGCCTTACCACGCAAACAAGAGTTTTGCTCAGCATTAAACCGTTATAGAGGCTTGAAAGTGCAAGGTTAA
- a CDS encoding MurR/RpiR family transcriptional regulator, whose product MGIPLKKKLLNNKKQLPKKQQKLCDYILKNFEHLGLTTIKELSQKADVGISTVMRTIHALDYENFNDFRKDIYNEALPNDTKFTLQTAFIESEQHHADPLTTVWDRSVQLLNQSLKDELASNFNHAIEYIENADSVSILGTRPYKATALYLEQLLNEFYFNIHQLSHDLDAMFDKIIKLKPNDVLIVFAFEPYTNSVINAVKEASSLNIPIILITDYDSSPLLEYATVTLKVAVQKNHFSILPIIALIDAMILKIGNDFSTSTVENLKQLESALDRNNVTYRDEN is encoded by the coding sequence ATGGGAATCCCCTTGAAAAAGAAATTATTAAATAATAAAAAGCAGTTGCCAAAAAAGCAACAAAAATTATGTGATTATATATTGAAAAATTTTGAACATCTTGGACTAACTACTATTAAAGAATTATCACAAAAAGCCGATGTTGGTATTTCTACAGTAATGCGCACTATTCATGCATTAGACTATGAAAATTTTAACGATTTCCGTAAAGACATTTATAACGAAGCGCTGCCGAATGATACCAAATTCACATTGCAAACAGCATTTATTGAAAGTGAGCAACATCATGCCGATCCATTAACGACTGTATGGGATAGAAGCGTTCAACTACTGAATCAATCTTTAAAAGATGAACTCGCAAGCAATTTCAATCATGCAATAGAATATATTGAAAATGCTGATAGCGTTAGTATTTTAGGTACAAGACCTTATAAAGCAACAGCGTTATATTTGGAACAATTACTGAACGAGTTTTACTTTAATATTCATCAATTAAGCCATGATTTAGATGCTATGTTTGATAAAATTATTAAATTAAAACCTAACGATGTCCTTATTGTATTTGCCTTTGAGCCTTATACTAATTCTGTGATTAACGCAGTAAAAGAGGCATCTAGTTTAAATATACCTATTATATTAATTACAGATTATGATTCGTCTCCATTACTTGAATATGCAACCGTGACACTAAAAGTTGCCGTGCAAAAAAATCATTTTTCTATTCTACCAATCATCGCATTAATCGATGCCATGATTCTTAAAATTGGTAATGATTTTTCAACTTCCACGGTGGAAAACTTGAAACAACTTGAATCAGCACTCGATCGGAATAACGTCACCTATCGAGATGAAAATTAA
- a CDS encoding aldehyde dehydrogenase family protein, protein MKNFEFSQLKPKVQEFLNNEIPLYINGEYQKASSNASFEVLDPSTGKQIATASEANETDVNLAVQAARNAFDNGEWTQMPAQERSNILYEFARLLKAHREELAELESIDSGKVYETALADDIDGTIQQFEYYAGFATQISGKTTQISNDLVAYTLHEPIGVVGQIIPWNFPLLMASWKLGAALAVGCTIVIKPAMETPLSLLYAAQLFKEAGFPDGVVNIVPGPGRTVGEALTNHTDVDKLAFTGSTAVGTGVMKNAAEQIKNVTLELGGKSPAIVLDDADLEETIEGVYNGTMYNHGQNCSACTRVYVQRNVYEDVIEKLKQRASEVQVGPSMDPNSDMGPLISERQQQRVLDYIDKGKEEGAKLLCGGNKVHDAGYYVEPTIFVDVEDDMTIAREEIFGPVMVVFVFDEVDEVINRANDSEYGLASSVWTQNIKNGHYISNKLKAGTVWINTVGQELETMPFGGYKQSGIGREMGGEYGIQSYTEVKSVMINID, encoded by the coding sequence ATGAAAAATTTTGAATTTTCACAACTTAAACCGAAAGTTCAGGAATTTTTAAATAATGAAATACCGCTATACATTAATGGTGAATACCAAAAGGCTTCTAGCAACGCTTCATTTGAAGTGCTTGATCCATCAACTGGCAAGCAAATTGCTACGGCAAGTGAAGCAAATGAAACTGACGTCAACTTAGCTGTTCAAGCTGCACGTAATGCTTTTGATAACGGTGAATGGACTCAAATGCCTGCACAAGAACGTTCAAACATCTTATATGAATTTGCGAGATTACTTAAAGCGCATAGGGAAGAACTCGCTGAACTGGAATCTATCGACAGTGGTAAAGTTTATGAAACGGCGTTGGCAGATGATATTGATGGTACAATTCAACAATTTGAATATTATGCTGGATTTGCAACACAAATTTCAGGCAAAACAACACAGATTTCTAATGATCTTGTCGCATATACACTACATGAACCCATCGGTGTCGTGGGACAAATTATTCCATGGAACTTCCCATTACTGATGGCGTCATGGAAATTGGGGGCTGCCTTAGCTGTAGGTTGTACGATTGTAATTAAACCAGCAATGGAAACACCTTTATCTCTTCTGTACGCAGCACAATTATTCAAAGAAGCAGGATTCCCTGATGGCGTGGTAAATATTGTGCCGGGTCCAGGACGAACTGTGGGTGAAGCTTTAACCAATCATACAGATGTCGACAAACTTGCATTTACTGGTTCAACTGCTGTTGGTACAGGAGTAATGAAAAATGCGGCTGAACAAATTAAAAACGTTACTCTTGAATTAGGTGGTAAATCACCTGCAATTGTACTTGATGACGCAGACTTAGAAGAAACGATTGAAGGTGTCTATAATGGTACGATGTACAATCACGGTCAAAACTGTAGTGCATGTACGAGAGTTTACGTTCAAAGAAATGTTTATGAAGATGTGATTGAAAAATTGAAACAACGTGCCTCTGAAGTACAAGTAGGGCCAAGTATGGATCCGAATTCTGATATGGGCCCACTTATTTCGGAAAGACAACAGCAACGTGTACTTGACTATATCGATAAAGGTAAAGAAGAAGGTGCAAAACTCCTTTGTGGCGGTAACAAAGTACATGATGCAGGTTATTATGTTGAACCTACAATTTTTGTAGACGTTGAAGATGATATGACAATTGCTCGAGAAGAAATTTTCGGTCCGGTAATGGTAGTATTTGTTTTCGATGAAGTTGATGAAGTCATCAATAGAGCAAATGACAGTGAATACGGACTAGCTTCTAGTGTATGGACACAAAACATTAAAAATGGTCATTATATATCAAATAAATTGAAAGCCGGTACAGTTTGGATTAATACGGTAGGTCAAGAACTTGAAACGATGCCATTCGGTGGTTATAAACAATCCGGTATAGGTAGAGAAATGGGCGGCGAATACGGTATTCAAAGCTATACTGAAGTGAAAAGCGTCATGATTAATATTGACTAA
- the dapA gene encoding 4-hydroxy-tetrahydrodipicolinate synthase has translation MNKKPYGMIAALPTPMNSNGEIDYASYEKLIEHVISGGIHGVLVGGSGGEYSLMSFEERKEIIKFVTEKVNGRVHVMAGTGCHRTVDAINLTQYAEAVGADFALVLHPYYMPTSDEGILAYYQAIADNTNIGLVIYHYPEATGIELSPEVLAKISKLDHVVGIKNTADGIHTSKLLELVKDDDTFALLNGYEDLFLPTLAIGGEGAIGVAPNLVPDKVAKIYELVQNNDIQKAIEINKQLLPLFNIIEEDVIPGTVKAGLKALGIFDTTTCREPLTSPSKAYEQKIAQLLETLN, from the coding sequence ATGAATAAAAAACCATATGGAATGATAGCAGCTTTACCAACACCAATGAATAGTAATGGAGAAATTGATTATGCAAGTTATGAAAAATTAATTGAACACGTAATCAGCGGTGGCATCCACGGCGTACTTGTAGGCGGTAGCGGCGGCGAGTATTCTTTAATGTCATTTGAAGAGCGTAAGGAAATTATCAAATTTGTTACAGAAAAAGTTAATGGTCGAGTACATGTAATGGCCGGTACAGGTTGTCACCGAACAGTCGATGCAATCAATTTAACACAATATGCTGAAGCAGTAGGTGCTGATTTTGCATTAGTACTTCATCCATATTATATGCCAACAAGTGACGAAGGCATTTTAGCATATTACCAAGCTATAGCTGACAATACTAACATTGGTCTTGTTATTTACCATTATCCTGAAGCTACTGGCATTGAATTGTCTCCAGAAGTTTTAGCTAAAATTAGTAAATTAGATCATGTGGTTGGTATTAAAAATACTGCCGACGGTATCCACACTTCTAAATTATTAGAATTAGTTAAAGATGATGACACTTTTGCTTTATTGAATGGTTATGAAGATCTATTTTTACCTACGTTAGCAATCGGTGGTGAAGGTGCCATTGGTGTCGCTCCAAATTTAGTGCCTGATAAAGTAGCCAAAATATATGAATTAGTACAAAACAACGATATCCAAAAAGCGATAGAAATTAATAAACAATTATTACCTTTATTTAACATTATAGAAGAAGATGTAATTCCTGGTACTGTAAAAGCTGGCTTAAAAGCGTTAGGCATTTTTGATACAACAACTTGTCGCGAACCATTAACGTCTCCTTCCAAAGCATACGAGCAAAAAATTGCACAGTTATTAGAAACGCTTAACTAA